Proteins co-encoded in one Gopherus evgoodei ecotype Sinaloan lineage chromosome 4, rGopEvg1_v1.p, whole genome shotgun sequence genomic window:
- the LOC115650646 gene encoding pepsin A-like yields the protein MKWFLLLSLVALSQCRVTKVSLKKGKSLRQNLKEHGLLEDFLKKNPYNLASKYFPSLANDAASEPLTNYMDIEYYGTISIGTPAQEFSVLFDTGSSNLWVPSVYCSSTACTNHNRFNPSDSSTYEATNESLSIEYGSGSMTGILAYDTVRVGGIVDTKQMFGLSETEPGTAFEYSEFDGILGLAFPSISASGATPVFDNMMNEGLVSQDLFSVYLSSDEQSGSFVMFGGIDSSYYSGSLNWIPLSAETYWEITMDSITINGETIACSGGCQAIIDTGTSLLAGPSTGISNIESYIGASDGTVRISCSAISSLPNIVFTINDIEFPVPPSAYILDYSGSCSSGLESIDLPTSSGELWILGDVFIKQYYVVFDRANNQVALASVA from the exons ATGAAGTGGTTTCTGCTCCTGAGTTTGGTGGCGCTCTCTCAGTGCCGGGTGACCAA GGTCTCCCTGAAGAAGGGGAAATCTCTGAGGCAGAACCTTAAGGAACATGGCTTGCTGGAGGATTTCCTGAAGAAAAACCCTTACAACCTGGCCTCCAAGTATTTCCCCAGCCTGGCCAATGATGCTGCCAGTGAGCCCCTAACAAACTACATGGAC ATCGAGTATTATGGAACCATCTCCATCGGCACTCCAGCCCAGGAGTTCTCCGTCCTCTTCGACACCGGCTCCTCCAACCTGTGGGTGCCCTCCGTGTACTGCTCTAGCACCGCCTGCA CAAATCACAACAGATTCAACCCATCAGACTCCTCCACCTATGAGGCCACTAATGAGAGTCTCTCCATCGAGTATGGCAGTGGCAGCATGACTGGAATTCTGGCCTATGACACTGTCCGG GTTGGAGGCATTGTGGACACCAAACAGATGTTTGGCCTGAGTGAAACTGAGCCCGGCACAGCCTTTGAGTACTCTGAATTTGATGGGATCCTGGGTCTGGCCTTCCCAAGCATCTCTGCTTCTGGAGCTACCCCTGTCTTCGACAACATGATGAATGAGGGTTTGGTGTCCCAGGACCTCTTCTCTGTCTACCTGAGCTC TGATGAGCAGAGTGGGAGCTTCGTGATGTTTGGCGGCATCGACTCATCTTACTACTCTGGGAGCCTGAACTGGATCCCTCTTTCTGCTGAGACTTACTGGGAAATCACCATGGACAG CATCACCATTAACGGAGAGACCATCGCTTGCTCTGGTGGCTGCCAGGCTATCATTGACACTGGCACTTCTCTGCTGGCTGGGCCCTCTACTGGCATCTCCAACATTGAGTCCTACATCGGCGCCAGCGATGGCACGGTAAGG ATCAGTTGCAGTGCCATAAGCAGCCTGCCCAACATCGTCTTCACCATCAACGACATTGAGTTCCCTGTGCCCCCCAGTGCCTACATTCTTGAT TACTCTGGCTCTTGTAGCTCTGGCCTTGAAAGCATCGACCTCCCCACCTCCTCTGGAGAGCTCTGGATCCTCGGAGATGTCTTCATCAAACAGTACTACGTTGTCTTTGACAGGGCCAACAACCAGGTGGCCCTGGCCTCTGTGGCATGA